Below is a genomic region from Billgrantia tianxiuensis.
CGATCAGCACGATATCCAGCATTGGCAGGCGCTCGTGGGCACTGACGATGAAGTCGTAGAGCAGCGCCTGGGCCTGCAGCGAGGGATTGACCACATCGAAGACATCGCCGGCGACGAGCAGGGCATCGGCCTCGCGTTCGACGAGGGTCTCGAGCAGCCAGTCGAGAAAGAGGCGGTGTTCGGCGTGGCGCTCCTGGCCGTGAAAGGTCTGGCCCAGGTGCCAGTCGGCGGTGTGGAGGAATTTCATCGTATCCCTTGCGGCTGTGGCCTGAAGCGATAGTCTACGCGAAGCCCAAGGACGAAACAGGAGGCCGGGGATGCCCACGGAGACGCTTCACGACTGGAATCTGAGCCCCGAAGAGGCCATCGCGCTGCAGAAGCGTATGGCCGGACGCATCGAGCGCGAGGA
It encodes:
- a CDS encoding metallophosphoesterase family protein — encoded protein: MKFLHTADWHLGQTFHGQERHAEHRLFLDWLLETLVEREADALLVAGDVFDVVNPSLQAQALLYDFIVSAHERLPMLDIVLIAGNHDSGNRIELPAPLMRRLRTHALGRVRWLDDGTLDAERLLVPLTDASGETCAWCLALPFLRPPR